DNA from Chelonia mydas isolate rCheMyd1 chromosome 3, rCheMyd1.pri.v2, whole genome shotgun sequence:
TAGCAGACTTAAACCGATTCACTATGTGTCAGTGATGTGAAACAGAGTTTCCAGTTAGATCTCGTTCTGTTCATTCAGGTCATTGGTTAAGCTATCGTACTCGCTGGAGCGCGGTGACATGCCCAGGTACTGCTTCAAGAACTCGCTAAATCTCTTCTGGTTGTTCCACTTCCGGGCTGACTTCCTGACCCCGATGAAGCCCCCGTACCGCTTCTGCACCCCCTGCACGGTGGGCTCCAGCACCTGCCTGTAACTGTACTTTCCTTTGAGGAAGCCACCAAGCCGCTTGGAAATATCCTTGGGCTGCTCTTGGAAGTCACCCAGCGGGGTCTCACTCCCATTGCTGACACCCTTGTCCACCTCCCGCTGGTGGATCAGGCTGCTCACCTTGGAAACTCTCTTCTCACCTTCCACTTTGCTAAGATCCACCACTTTGGTGAGGTCATTGAAGTGCTTCCGGCTGCCTCTGAACAGGCCATTGTCTTCCATCTCTAATGGCTGGTAGGAATCTTCTTCCAGGCTGTCAGTGCTCACCTGTATGGATGACTTCCCAGCCACTTTGGTGCAAAGCTCCCAGGTAGTACTCGAAAAGGCCTTCCCTTCGCACTCCATGATGCAGACCTGCAGAGAGGAACAAAACAAGGAGGCTTTCAATCGGCCATGCAACCTTTTCTCCAGCAAGTGGAAGTAACCTCCTGCAGGACAGTAGTACAAGGTCTGTGCTCTGCTTCAAGCCCTACTTAAGCCCTCAGTGACAATTGCTCACCAAGGTGAGCTTGTGtaacctcctgggtgtggtgttctgtcccagctagtggcactgagaccacttagagaaagagagagagattaatgagtctgctctacagccttagctaacagcatatggcttttagctcatgcagtagaggctcatgcatttagcagaggtcccaggttcgatcccgcccaccgGGACTGGGGTTTGTTAGTGTTACAAGTTAGGGCTCatctgggatttcaactgggaagtctctgaagcttgggacgcgcttcctcagctaggggaagtgtaacccacacacctgctgggtgtggtgttctgttccatctagtggtactgagaccacttagaaaaAGAGAGCGAGATTAATGattctgctctacagccttagctaacagccatatggcttttagctcattcagtagaagctcatgcatttagcttcagaggtcccaggtgtGATCCCACCCgccgacaaccagggtctgttggtgttacacttgGGTTTCCCAAGCTGGCTGTTTGTTAGCCAACAAGTAATAGCTGTAGACCATTGTATAGATCTGGCAAAGACCTCAGAGTCTTTCCAGGATTCTGCCTAAACTGCTAGGGAACCAGTAATGCCAAGATGTTTGAAAAGGGCTGCACAGAATAAGGATTAACTGAAGCAAGTAATTATGCTAATTCCCAGGCCTGCAGGCAGAGCTAATTTTGGTATGCATGGAGTTCTGCACAGCAGAGGAATGGCATGACTTTGCTTTTCTAGCTGGGATGCCCATGACATAGTGTTGCTTTTTTGACCTAGGCAACTAGTTACATTTTGGGGCcacaatagggtgaccagatatccgaattttatagggacagtaccgATATTTGGGAGTTTGTCTTATgtaggcacctattatcccccagcccctgtctttcacacttgctatctagtcaccctaggtAATGGGGATGTTCTagctggaagtagaaattgatggaatCTGGTATTTAGCTTTGAtacaatcttgtttatttacaaggagtGAACAAGGACCTGCTTCCGCAAACGCAGTAGGAACCACGAACAAAAGCAGCTGCACGCTCTCTAGCcttttccagggtcacactgtgtTCACTGACTACTGCTGGGCTTTCTTGCCTCCCCCACCGCCTCTCTTTGTTCTGTCTCTCAATTTCTGTATGTTCTGCCTACACATGAACACCCCCCCTACAACCAATACTCAGCAAAACCCTTCCACCCACTCAGTCAAAGAGCTCCTGGGTGGGCTCTCTTAGGCCTTAGTTAAGGGGCCACACCCGAAACGCTTCACAGCTATTTTAAGTGAAGGGTGAATTCGCACATCAGTTTCAATGAGGTTTTTATTTCACCCATCACAAGGTTTAATCCAGTTCATAACAGCAGCATTTAAAATACAGAGTGTGTGCGTTAAATGCACCCTTCT
Protein-coding regions in this window:
- the PNOC gene encoding prepronociceptin is translated as MCVCVCVYTVYIYTHTHHCDRDTVEESHIRGSLATDNTPSGLATAAMGALLWDLLLLCLFAHVLGDCQRDCLSCNRHLYNQQDNFNVLVCIMECEGKAFSSTTWELCTKVAGKSSIQVSTDSLEEDSYQPLEMEDNGLFRGSRKHFNDLTKVVDLSKVEGEKRVSKVSSLIHQREVDKGVSNGSETPLGDFQEQPKDISKRLGGFLKGKYSYRQVLEPTVQGVQKRYGGFIGVRKSARKWNNQKRFSEFLKQYLGMSPRSSEYDSLTNDLNEQNEI